A single region of the Gorilla gorilla gorilla isolate KB3781 chromosome 1, NHGRI_mGorGor1-v2.1_pri, whole genome shotgun sequence genome encodes:
- the LOC129532335 gene encoding olfactory receptor 2T27, with product MYYLSSVRFFSKYSDHRVWGRYCVRAMERSNYSVYADFILLGLFSNARFPWLLFALILLVFVTSVASNMVMIILIHIDSRLHTPMYFLLSQLSLMDILYISTIVPKMLVDQMMSQRAISFAGCTAQHFLYLTLAGAEFFLLGLMSYDRYVAICNPLHYPVLMSRKICWLIVAAAWLGGSIDGFLLTPVTMQFPFCASREINHFFCEVPALLKLSCTDTSAYETAMYVCCIMMLLIPFSVISGSYTRILITVYRMSEAEGRRKAVATCSSHMVVVSLFYGAAMYTYVLPHSYHTPEQDKAVSAFYTILTPMLNPLIYSLRNKDVTGALQKVVGRCVSSGKVTTF from the exons ATGTACTACCTTAGTTCTGTAAGGTTTTTCTCTAAATATTCAGATCATCGTGTTTGGGGAAGATACTGTGTAAG AGCTATGGAGCGGAGCAATTATTCCGTATATGCTGACTTTATCCTTCTGGGTTTGTTCAGCAACGCCCGTTTCCCCTGGCTTCTCTTTGCCCTCATTCTCCTGGTCTTTGTGACCTCCGTAGCCAGCAACATGGTCATGATCATTCTCATCCATATAGACTCCCGcctccacacccccatgtacttcCTGCTCAGCCAGCTCTCCCTCATGGACATCCTGTATATTTCCACCATTGTGCCCAAAATGCTGGTCGACCAGATGATGAGTCAGAGAGCCATTTCCTTTGCAGGATGCACTGCCCAACACTTCCTCTACTTGACCTTAGCAGGGGCTGAGTTCTTCCTCCTAGGACTCATGTCCTATGATCGCTACGTAGCCATCTGCAACCCTCTGCACTATCCTGTCCTCATGAGCCGCAAGATCTGCTGGTTGATTGTGGCGGCAGCCTGGCTGGGCGGGTCTATCGATGGTTTCTTGCTCACCCCCGTCACCATGCAGTTCCCCTTCTGTGCCTCTCGGGAGATCAACCACTTCTTCTGCGAGGTGCCTGCCCTTCTGAAGCTGTCCTGCACGGACACATCAGCCTACGAGACAGCCATGTATGTCTGCTGTATTATGATGCTCCTCATCCCTTTCTCTGTCATCTCGGGCTCTTACACAAGAATTCTCATTACTGTTTATAGGATGAGCGAGGCAGAGGGGAGGCGAAAGGCTGTGGCCACCTGCTCCTCACACATGGTGGTTGTCAGCCTCTTCTATGGGGCTGCCATGTACACATACGTGCTGCCTCACTCTTACCACACCCCTGAGCAGGACAAAGCTGTATCTGCCTTCTACACCATCCTCACTCCCATGCTCAATCCACTCATTTACAGCCTTAGGAACAAGGATGTCACAGGGGCCCTACAGAAGGTTGTGGGGAGGTGTGTGTCCTCAGGAAAGGTAACCACTTTCTGA
- the LOC101141204 gene encoding olfactory receptor 2T2 gives MGMEGLLQNSTNFVLTGLITHPAFPGLLFAIVFSIFVVAITANVVMILLIHMDSRLHTPMYFLLSQLSIMDTIYICITVPKMLQDLLSKDKTISFLGCAVQIFLYLTLIGGEFFLLGLMAYDRYVAVCNPLRYPLLMNRRVCLFMVVGSWVGGSLDGFMLTPVTMSFPFCRSRENNHFFCEIPAVLKLSCTDTSLYETLMYACCVLMLLIPLSVISVSYTHILLTVHRMNSAEGRRKAFATCSSHIMVVSVFYGAAFYTNVLPHSYRTPEKDKVVSAFYTILTPMLNPLIYSLRNKDVAAALRKVLGRCGSSQSIRVMTVIRKD, from the coding sequence ATGGGCATGGAGGGTCTTCTCCAGAACTCCACTAACTTCGTCCTCACAGGCCTCATCACCCATCCTGCCTTCCCCGGGCTTCTCTTTGCAATAGTCTTCTCCATCTTTGTGGTGGCTATAACAGCCAATGTGGTCATGATTCTGCTCATCCACATGGACTCCCGCCTCCACACACCCATGTACTTCTTGCTCAGCCAGCTCTCCATCATGGATACCATCTACATCTGTATCACTGTCCCCAAGATGCTCCAGGACCTCCTGTCCAAGGACAAGACCATTTCCTTCCTGGGCTGTGCAGTTCAGATCTTCCTCTACCTGACCCTGATTGGAGGGGAATTCTTCCTGCTGGGTCTCATGGCCTATGACCGCTACGTGGCTGTGTGCAACCCTCTACGGTACCCTCTCCTCATGAACCGCAGGGTTTGCTTATTCATGGTGGTCGGCTCCTGGGTTGGTGGTTCCTTGGATGGGTTCATGCTGACTCCTGTCACTATGAGTTTCCCCTTCTGTAGATCCCGAGAGAACAATCACTTTTTCTGTGAGATCCCAGCCGTGCTGAAGTTGTCTTGCACAGACACGTCACTCTATGAGACCCTGATGTATGCCTGCTGCGTGCTGATGCTGCTTATCCCTCTATCTGTCATCTCTGTGTCCTACACGCACATCCTCCTTACTGTCCACAGGATGAACTCTGCTGAGGGCCGGCGCAAAGCCTTTGCTACGTGTTCCTCCCACATTATGGTGGTGAGCGTTTTCTACGGGGCAGCCTTCTACACCAACGTGCTGCCCCACTCCTACCGCACTCCAGAGAAAGATAAAGTGGTGTCTGCCTTCTACACCATCCTCACCCCCATGCTCAACCCACTCATCTACAGCTTGAGGAATAAAGATGTGGCCGCAGCTCTGAGGAAAGTACTAGGGAGATGTGGCTCCTCCCAGAGCATCAGGGTGATGACTGTGATCAGGAAGGACTAG
- the LOC101140827 gene encoding olfactory receptor 2T11 → MTNTSSSDFTLLGLLVNSEAAGIVFTVILAVFVGAVTANLVMIFLIQVDSHLHTPMYFLLSQLSIMDTLFICTTVPKLLADMVSKEKTISFVACGIQIFLYLTMIDSEFFLLGLMAYDRYVAGCNPLRYPVLMNRKKCLLLAAGAWFGGSLDGFLLTPITMNIPYCGSRSINHFFCEIPAVLKLACADTSLYETLMYTCCVLMLLIPISLISASYSLILLTVHHMRSAEGRKKAFTTCSSHLTVVSIFYGAAFYTYVLPQSFHTPEQDKVVSAFYTIVTPMLNPLIYSLRNKDVIGAFKKVFACCSSARKVATSDA, encoded by the coding sequence ATGACAAACACATCATCCTCTGACTTCACCCTCCTGGGGCTTCTGGTGAACAGTGAGGCTGCCGGGATTGTATTTACAGTGATCCTTGCTGTTTTCGTGGGGGCTGTAACTGCAAATTTGGTCATGATATTCTTGATTCAGGTGGACTCTCAcctccacacccccatgtacttTCTGCTCAGTCAGCTGTCCATCATGGACACCCTTTTCATCTGTACCACTGTCCCAAAGCTCCTGGCAGACATGGTTTCTAAAGAGAAGACCATTTCCTTTGTGGCCTGTGGCATCCAGATCTTCCTCTACCTGACCATGATTGATTCTGAGTTCTTCCTCCTGGGCCTCATGGCCTATGACCGCTACGTGGCTGGCTGTAACCCTCTGAGATACCCAGTCCTGATGAACCGCAAGAAGTGTCTTTTGCTGGCTGCTGGTGCCTGGTTTGGGGGCTCCCTCGATGGCTTTCTGCTCACTCCCATCACCATGAATATCCCTTACTGTGGCTCCCGAAGTATCAACCATTTTTTCTGTGAGATCCCAGCAGTTCTGAAACTGGCCTGTGCAGACACGTCTTTGTATGAAACTCTGATGTACACCTGCTGTGTCCTCATGTTGCTCATCCCCATCTCTCTCATCTCCGCTTCCTACTCCCTCATCTTGTTAACCGTCCACCACATGCGCTCTGCTGAAGGTCGCAAAAAGGCCTTCACCACTTGTTCCTCCCACTTGACTGTAGTTAGCATCTTCTATGGGGCTGCCTTCTACACATACGTGCTGCCCCAGTCCTTCCACACCCCCGAGCAGGACAAAGTAGTGTCAGCCTTCTATACCATTGTCACGCCCATGCTTAATCCTCTCATCTACAGCCTCAGAAACAAGGACGTCATAGGGGCATTTAAAAAGGTATTTGCATGTTGCTCATCTGCTCGGAAAGTAGCAACAAGTGATGCTTAG